One segment of Ziziphus jujuba cultivar Dongzao chromosome 12, ASM3175591v1 DNA contains the following:
- the LOC107428769 gene encoding cytochrome P450 CYP749A22 isoform X2, with translation MPYPLHVSLISIPGSKHMNYLQWYGVKAQLIVTEQELIKELLNNKDGSVSKIDNEGFVKKLLGDGLVATKGEKWMKLRKLANYAFHGESLKGMVPAMISSAEMMLQRWKSYEGKEVEVYEEFRLLTSEVISRTAFGSNYMRGKDIFEMLMRLAWLTSKNMYKLRLPGISKFFKNREETESDMLEKKIHNCILEIIKEREKKVRSGEEDNFGNDFLGLLLKAHHDNSDSQTISVDDLIDECKTFYFAGQETSNTLLGWTVFLLAIHTDWQEEVRKEVLNLFGHENPNPDSIAKLKTMGMVFNESLRLYPPVIGFERKVEREVRVGRLILPANLNLIFPTLAVHHDPHIWGEDVNEFKPERFSEGVTEATKNNPAAFFPFGMGLRNCVGSNFAITEAKIALSMILQRYSFTLSPAYVHLPFQFITLHPQHGIQVILQPL, from the exons ATGCCATATCCTCTACATGTCAGCCTCATATCGATTCCTGGCTCAAAACATATG AATTATCTTCAATGGTATGGAGTTAAAGCTCAACTGATTGTAACAGAACAGGAATTGATCAAAGAACTACTTAATAACAAAGATGGATCAGTTTCAAAAATTGACAATGAAGGCTTTGTCAAGAAGCTATTAGGAGATGGCCTTGTAGCCACAAAAGGTGAGAAATGGATGAAATTGCGAAAACTGGCCAATTATGCCTTTCACGGAGAGAGTTTGAAA GGTATGGTACCTGCAATGATCTCTAGTGCTGAGATGATGCTGCAAAGGTGGAAATCATATGAAGGTAAAGAAGTGGAGGTATATGAAGAATTCAGATTGTTGACTTCAGAAGTAATTTCTAGAACAGCATTTGGAAGCAATTATATGAGAGGGAAGGATATTTTTGAGATGCTTATGAGATTGGCCTGGTTGACAAGCAAAAATATGTACAAACTTAGGCTTCCTGGCATCAG CAAGTTTTTTAAAAACAGAGAAGAGACTGAATCGGACATGCTTGAGAAAAAAATACACAACTGCATTTtagaaataatcaaggaaagagagaagaaaGTAAGAAGTGGTGAAGAGGACAACTTTGGCAATGATTTTCTTGGATTACTTTTAAAGGCTCACCATGATAACAGCGACAGTCAGACGATTTCAGTGGACGATTTGATTGATGAgtgtaaaacattttattttgctgGACAAGAAACTTCTAACACTTTACTTGGATGGACTGTCTTTCTTCTAGCAATCCACACAGATTGGCAAGAAGAAGTTAGAAAGGAGGTGCTCAATTTATTTGGCCATGAAAATCCAAATCCAGATAGCATAGCAAAACTGAAAACG ATGGGAATGGTCTTCAATGAATCTCTGAGATTATATCCTCCTGTTATTGGCTTTGAAAGAAAAGTTGAAAGAGAAGTTAGAGTGGGAAGGCTGATTCTTCCTGCTAATCTGAACTTGATCTTCCCAACTTTAGCAGTCCATCATGATCCACATATATGGGGAGAAGATGTGAATGAGTTCAAACCAGAAAGATTCTCAGAAGGGGTTACTGAAGCTACTAAAAATAACCCAGCTGCATTTTTTCCATTTGGAATGGGGCTTAGAAATTGTGTAGGGAGCAACTTCGCTATCACAGAAGCAAAGATAGCTCTTTCTATGATTCTTCAACGCTACAGCTTCACCCTTTCTCCAGCCTATGTCCACTTGCCATTTCAGTTTATTACTCTGCATCCACAACATGGAATACAGGTTATATTACAGCCACTCTAA
- the LOC107428756 gene encoding cytochrome P450 CYP749A22 encodes HKGRSKRARKPKTKKRKKQKRSLGDPAMIFLSFIVLCLLLILIKIFHKLWWIPYRMQYLMGLQGIKGPSYIFIHGSTKEISRMRIEAMATPLGLSHAIFSKVQPHIDFWLNRYGKVYLQWIGARAELVVADQELIKEILNNKDGAFQKSDIQSFLKKIFGDGLLSTNGEKWADLRKLANCAFHGESLKGMFPAMISTVEMMLESWKSYEGKEVEVFQEFRLLTSEVISRTAFGSSYMKGKDIFEMLTKLTSIASENLHKVRFPGLSKFLKTGAEIESEMLEKRIRNCIIEIIKEREQNVTSCEDSSFGADYLGLLLKAHHDANDSQRISVDDLVDECKTFYVAGQETTNSLLAWTVFLLAIHPDWQEEVRKEVLSLFGHENPNPEGIAKLKTMGMVFNESLRLYPPIIGIMRKVGREIRLGNLILPANLNLFISPLPLHHDPQIWGEDVHQFKPERFSEGVAEATKNNPAAFFPFGMGPRHCVGNKFAITQAKIAFSMILQRYTFTLSPAYVHSPFQFSTLNPRHGIQVILQPL; translated from the exons CATAAGGGTAGATCAAAAAGGGCAAGAAAgccaaaaacgaaaaaaagaaaaaaacagaagagGTCATTGGGAGATCCTGCTATGATTTTTTTAAGCTTTATAGTCCTCTGTCTTCTGTTAATTCTTATCAAGATATTTCATAAACTATGGTGGATTCCTTATCGCATGCAATATTTGATGGGCTTACAAGGAATCAAAGGCCCATCTTACATATTCATCCATGGAAGCACCAAAGAAATATCAAGGATGAGAATTGAAGCCATGGCTACCCCTTTGGGTTTATCACATGCCATATTCTCCAAAGTTCAGCCTCATATTGACTTCTGGCTCAATAGATATG GAAAGGTTTATCTTCAGTGGATCGGAGCTCGAGCTGAACTGGTTGTAGCGGATCAGGAATTGATCAAAGAAATACTTAATAATAAAGATGGAGCCTTTCAAAAGAGTGACATTCAAAGCTTTTTAAAGAAGATATTTGGAGATGGCCTTCTGAGTACTAACGGTGAGAAATGGGCGGATTTGCGGAAACTAGCCAATTGTGCCTTTCATGGAGAGAGTTTGAAA GGTATGTTTCCTGCTATGATCTCTACTGTTGAGATGATGCTGGAAAGTTGGAAATCATATGAAGGTAAAGAGGTGGAGGTATTTCAAGAATTCAGATTGTTGACTTCAGAAGTAATTTCTAGAACAGCATTTGGAAGCAGTTACATGAAAGGGAAGGATATTTTTGAGATGCTGACGAAATTGACCTCTATAGCGTCTGAAAATCTTCACAAAGTTAGGTTCCCTGGCCTCAG CAAGTTTTTAAAGACTGGCGCTGAGATTGAATCAGAAATGCTTGAGAAAAGAATTCGCAACTGCATTAttgaaataatcaaggaaagaGAACAGAATGTAACTAGTTGTGAAGACAGCAGCTTTGGGGCCGATTACCTTGGATTACTTTTGAAGGCTCATCACGATGCCAATGACAGCCAGAGAATTTCAGTGGACGATCTGGTTGATGAGTGTAAAACGTTTTATGTTGCAGGACAAGAAACTACTAACTCCTTACTTGCATGGACTGTCTTTCTTCTAGCAATCCACCCAGATTGGCAAGAGGAAGTTAGAAAGGAGGTGCTCAGTTTGTTTGGCCATGAAAATCCAAATCCAGAAGGCATTGCGAAACTAAAAACA ATGGGCATGGTTTTCAATGAATCTCTGAGATTATATCCTCCTATTATTGGCATTATGAGAAAAGTTGGAAGGGAGATTAGACTAGGAAACCTGATTCTTCCAGCTAACCTTAACCTGTTTATATCACCTTTACCACTTCATCATGACCCACAAATATGGGGAGAAGATGTGCATCAGTTCAAGCCAGAAAGATTCTCTGAAGGGGTTGCTGAAGCCACTAAAAACAACCCAGCAGCATTTTTCCCATTTGGAATGGGGCCTCGACATTGTGTGGGCAACAAGTTTGCTATAACTCAAGCAAAGATTGCTTTTTCTATGATTCTTCAACGCTACACCTTCACCCTTTCTCCAGCCTATGTACACTCGCCATTTCAGTTTTCTACACTTAATCCACGACATGGAATACAAGTGATATTACAGCCACTGTAA
- the LOC107428769 gene encoding cytochrome P450 CYP749A22 isoform X1 — MSSLGDLLVIFSTFLVLFLVLALIKIFHKLWWIPSRIQYLMVSQGIKGPSYRFMYGSTKEILSMKKEAMAKPMGLSHAISSTCQPHIDSWLKTYGKNYLQWYGVKAQLIVTEQELIKELLNNKDGSVSKIDNEGFVKKLLGDGLVATKGEKWMKLRKLANYAFHGESLKGMVPAMISSAEMMLQRWKSYEGKEVEVYEEFRLLTSEVISRTAFGSNYMRGKDIFEMLMRLAWLTSKNMYKLRLPGISKFFKNREETESDMLEKKIHNCILEIIKEREKKVRSGEEDNFGNDFLGLLLKAHHDNSDSQTISVDDLIDECKTFYFAGQETSNTLLGWTVFLLAIHTDWQEEVRKEVLNLFGHENPNPDSIAKLKTMGMVFNESLRLYPPVIGFERKVEREVRVGRLILPANLNLIFPTLAVHHDPHIWGEDVNEFKPERFSEGVTEATKNNPAAFFPFGMGLRNCVGSNFAITEAKIALSMILQRYSFTLSPAYVHLPFQFITLHPQHGIQVILQPL, encoded by the exons ATGAGTTCATTGGGAGACCTTCTTGTGATTTTTTCAACCTTTCTAGTTCTGTTTCTTGTGTTAGCTCTTATCAAGATATTTCATAAACTATGGTGGATTCCTTCTCGCATACAGTATTTGATGGTTTCACAAGGAATCAAAGGCCCTTCATACCGATTCATGTATGGAAGCACAAAAGAAATATTAAGCATGAAAAAGGAAGCCATGGCCAAACCTATGGGTTTGTCGCATGCCATATCCTCTACATGTCAGCCTCATATCGATTCCTGGCTCAAAACATATG GAAAGAATTATCTTCAATGGTATGGAGTTAAAGCTCAACTGATTGTAACAGAACAGGAATTGATCAAAGAACTACTTAATAACAAAGATGGATCAGTTTCAAAAATTGACAATGAAGGCTTTGTCAAGAAGCTATTAGGAGATGGCCTTGTAGCCACAAAAGGTGAGAAATGGATGAAATTGCGAAAACTGGCCAATTATGCCTTTCACGGAGAGAGTTTGAAA GGTATGGTACCTGCAATGATCTCTAGTGCTGAGATGATGCTGCAAAGGTGGAAATCATATGAAGGTAAAGAAGTGGAGGTATATGAAGAATTCAGATTGTTGACTTCAGAAGTAATTTCTAGAACAGCATTTGGAAGCAATTATATGAGAGGGAAGGATATTTTTGAGATGCTTATGAGATTGGCCTGGTTGACAAGCAAAAATATGTACAAACTTAGGCTTCCTGGCATCAG CAAGTTTTTTAAAAACAGAGAAGAGACTGAATCGGACATGCTTGAGAAAAAAATACACAACTGCATTTtagaaataatcaaggaaagagagaagaaaGTAAGAAGTGGTGAAGAGGACAACTTTGGCAATGATTTTCTTGGATTACTTTTAAAGGCTCACCATGATAACAGCGACAGTCAGACGATTTCAGTGGACGATTTGATTGATGAgtgtaaaacattttattttgctgGACAAGAAACTTCTAACACTTTACTTGGATGGACTGTCTTTCTTCTAGCAATCCACACAGATTGGCAAGAAGAAGTTAGAAAGGAGGTGCTCAATTTATTTGGCCATGAAAATCCAAATCCAGATAGCATAGCAAAACTGAAAACG ATGGGAATGGTCTTCAATGAATCTCTGAGATTATATCCTCCTGTTATTGGCTTTGAAAGAAAAGTTGAAAGAGAAGTTAGAGTGGGAAGGCTGATTCTTCCTGCTAATCTGAACTTGATCTTCCCAACTTTAGCAGTCCATCATGATCCACATATATGGGGAGAAGATGTGAATGAGTTCAAACCAGAAAGATTCTCAGAAGGGGTTACTGAAGCTACTAAAAATAACCCAGCTGCATTTTTTCCATTTGGAATGGGGCTTAGAAATTGTGTAGGGAGCAACTTCGCTATCACAGAAGCAAAGATAGCTCTTTCTATGATTCTTCAACGCTACAGCTTCACCCTTTCTCCAGCCTATGTCCACTTGCCATTTCAGTTTATTACTCTGCATCCACAACATGGAATACAGGTTATATTACAGCCACTCTAA